In Pseudomonas alcaliphila JAB1, a single window of DNA contains:
- a CDS encoding 2-oxoglutarate dehydrogenase E1 component: MQESVMQRMWDSAHLSGGNAAYVEELYELYLHDPNAVPEEWRTYFQKLPTDGSAATDVSHSTIRDHFVLLAKNSRRAQPVSAGAVSSEHEKKQVEVLRLIQAYRMRGHQAAQLDPLGLWVRTAPSDLSINHYGLTDADLDTTFRTGELYIGKEEATLREIRDALQQTYCRTIGAEFTHIVDSGQRNWFAQRLESVRGRPQFSAEVQAHVLERVTAAEGLEKYLGTKYPGTKRFGLEGGESLIPLLDEIIQRSGSYGTKEVVIGMAHRGRLNVLVNTFGKNPRDLFDEFEGKKTEGLSSGDVKYHQGFSSNVMTAGGEVHLALAFNPSHLEIVSPVVEGSVRARQDRRSDATGDKVLPISIHGDAAFAGQGVVMETFQMSQTRGYKTGGTIHIVINNQVGFTISNPLDARSTEYATDVAKMIQAPIFHVNGDDPEAVLFVTQLAVDYRMQYKRDVVIDLVCYRRRGHNEADEPNGTQPLMYQQIAKQRTTRELYADALIAAGVLSSDDVQAKIDEYRTALDNGQHVVKSLVKEPNKELFVDWRPYLGHAWTARHDTRFDLKTLQDLSSKLLEIPEGFLVQRQVAKILEDRQKMGAGGLPINWGFAETMAYATLLVEGHPIRMTGQDIGRGTFSHRHAVLHNQKDASTYVPLKNLYDGQPKFELYDSYLSEEAVLAFEYGYATTTPNALVIWEAQFGDFANGAQVVFDQFISSGETKWGRLCGLTVLLPHGYEGQGPEHSSARLERYLQLCAEHNMQVCVPTTPAQVYHMLRRQVIRPLRKPLVVLTPKSLLRHKLAISTLEDLAEGSFQTVIGEIDSLDPKKVERLVLCSGKVYYDLLEKRRAEGREDIAIIRIEQLYPFPEDDLAEALAPYKNLKHIVWCQEEPMNQGAWYCSQHHMRRVATAHKKSLFLEYAGRDASAAPACGYASMHAEQQEKLLQDAFTV; this comes from the coding sequence ATGCAAGAAAGCGTGATGCAGCGCATGTGGGACAGTGCCCACCTATCCGGTGGCAACGCTGCCTACGTGGAAGAGCTCTACGAGCTTTACCTGCACGATCCCAACGCTGTGCCAGAAGAGTGGCGCACTTACTTCCAGAAGTTGCCGACCGACGGCAGCGCTGCAACGGACGTATCGCATTCGACCATTCGCGATCATTTCGTCCTGCTCGCCAAGAATTCGCGTCGTGCCCAGCCGGTTTCCGCCGGGGCCGTCAGCAGCGAGCACGAAAAGAAGCAGGTGGAAGTGCTGCGCTTGATCCAGGCCTACCGCATGCGTGGCCATCAGGCCGCCCAGCTCGACCCTCTGGGTCTGTGGGTGCGCACTGCGCCGTCTGACCTGTCGATCAATCACTACGGCCTGACCGACGCGGATCTGGACACCACATTCCGCACTGGCGAGCTGTATATCGGCAAGGAAGAGGCAACGCTACGCGAAATCCGCGATGCGCTGCAGCAGACATATTGTCGCACCATCGGTGCCGAGTTCACCCACATCGTCGATTCCGGCCAGCGCAACTGGTTCGCCCAGCGCCTGGAAAGCGTGCGCGGTCGTCCGCAGTTTTCTGCCGAGGTGCAGGCGCATGTGCTCGAGCGCGTCACCGCTGCCGAAGGCCTGGAAAAGTACCTGGGTACCAAATACCCGGGCACCAAGCGTTTCGGCCTGGAGGGTGGCGAGAGCCTGATCCCGCTGCTGGACGAAATCATCCAGCGCTCCGGCTCCTACGGCACCAAGGAAGTGGTCATCGGCATGGCCCACCGCGGCCGCCTGAACGTTCTGGTCAACACCTTCGGCAAGAACCCGCGCGACCTGTTCGACGAGTTCGAAGGCAAGAAGACCGAAGGTCTGTCGTCCGGTGACGTGAAGTACCACCAGGGCTTTTCCTCCAACGTCATGACTGCCGGTGGCGAAGTGCACCTGGCGCTGGCGTTCAACCCCTCGCACCTGGAAATCGTTTCGCCGGTGGTCGAGGGCTCGGTGCGTGCTCGTCAGGATCGTCGCAGTGACGCCACTGGCGACAAGGTACTGCCGATTTCCATCCACGGTGACGCGGCTTTCGCCGGTCAGGGCGTGGTCATGGAAACCTTCCAGATGTCGCAGACCCGCGGCTACAAGACTGGCGGCACTATCCACATCGTGATCAACAACCAGGTCGGCTTCACCATCAGCAACCCGCTGGATGCGCGCTCCACCGAGTACGCGACCGACGTGGCGAAGATGATCCAGGCGCCGATCTTCCATGTGAACGGCGACGATCCGGAAGCCGTGCTGTTCGTGACTCAGCTGGCTGTCGATTACCGCATGCAGTACAAGCGCGACGTGGTCATCGACCTGGTCTGCTACCGCCGTCGTGGTCACAACGAGGCCGACGAGCCGAATGGCACTCAGCCGCTGATGTACCAGCAGATCGCCAAGCAGCGCACCACCCGTGAGCTGTACGCCGATGCACTGATTGCCGCCGGCGTGCTGAGCAGCGACGACGTGCAGGCCAAGATCGACGAGTACCGCACCGCGCTGGACAACGGTCAGCACGTGGTCAAGAGCCTGGTCAAGGAGCCCAACAAGGAGCTGTTCGTCGACTGGCGTCCTTACCTGGGCCATGCCTGGACCGCGCGTCACGACACCCGTTTCGATCTGAAGACCCTGCAGGATCTGTCTTCCAAGCTGCTGGAAATCCCCGAAGGCTTCCTGGTTCAGCGTCAGGTGGCGAAGATCCTCGAAGACCGTCAGAAGATGGGCGCGGGCGGCTTGCCGATCAACTGGGGCTTCGCCGAGACCATGGCTTACGCCACTCTGCTGGTCGAAGGTCATCCGATCCGCATGACCGGTCAGGACATCGGCCGCGGCACCTTCTCGCACCGTCACGCGGTACTGCACAACCAGAAGGATGCCTCGACCTACGTTCCTCTGAAGAACCTGTACGACGGTCAGCCGAAGTTCGAACTGTACGACTCTTACCTCTCCGAGGAAGCGGTACTAGCGTTCGAATACGGCTATGCCACCACCACGCCGAACGCGCTGGTGATCTGGGAAGCCCAGTTCGGCGATTTCGCCAACGGTGCCCAGGTGGTATTCGACCAGTTCATTTCCAGCGGCGAGACCAAGTGGGGCCGTCTCTGCGGTCTGACCGTTCTGCTGCCGCACGGCTATGAAGGGCAGGGGCCTGAGCACAGCTCGGCGCGTCTGGAGCGTTATCTGCAACTCTGTGCCGAGCACAACATGCAGGTATGCGTACCGACCACCCCGGCGCAGGTCTATCACATGCTGCGTCGCCAGGTGATCCGTCCGCTGCGCAAGCCGCTGGTGGTACTGACCCCCAAGTCGCTGCTGCGTCACAAATTGGCCATCTCGACCCTGGAAGATCTGGCCGAAGGCTCCTTCCAGACAGTGATCGGCGAGATCGATTCGCTGGACCCGAAAAAGGTCGAGCGTCTGGTGCTGTGCAGCGGCAAGGTCTACTACGACCTGCTGGAAAAACGTCGTGCCGAGGGTCGTGAAGACATCGCCATCATTCGTATCGAGCAGCTCTATCCGTTTCCGGAAGACGATCTGGCCGAGGCGCTGGCGCCGTACAAGAACCTCAAGCACATCGTCTGGTGTCAGGAAGAGCCGATGAACCAAGGCGCTTGGTACTGCAGCCAGCACCACATGCGTCGCGTCGCTACCGCGCACAAGAAGTCGCTGTTCCTGGAGTACGCCGGTCGTGATGCGTCGGCAGCGCCAGCCTGCGGTTATGCGTCGATGCACGCCGAGCAGCAGGAAAAACTGCTGCAGGACGCCTTTACTGTTTAA
- a CDS encoding succinate dehydrogenase iron-sulfur subunit produces the protein MLQVSVYRYNPEKDAAPFMQDFQVDTGGKDIMVLDVLALIKEQDEGFSYRRSCREGVCGSDGMNINGKNGLACITPISAAGLKGGKLVIRPLPGLPVIRDLVVDMSIFYKQYEKVQPFLQNDTPAPAIERLQTPEEREKLDGLYECILCACCSTSCPSFWWNPDKFLGPAALLQAYRFLADSRDTKTAERLASLDDPFSVFRCRGIMNCVNVCPKGLNPTKAIGHVRNMLLQSGT, from the coding sequence ATGTTGCAAGTCAGTGTTTATCGCTACAACCCGGAGAAGGACGCTGCTCCGTTCATGCAGGACTTCCAGGTCGACACCGGCGGCAAGGACATCATGGTCCTCGACGTGCTGGCGCTGATCAAGGAACAGGATGAAGGCTTCTCCTACCGTCGTTCCTGCCGTGAAGGCGTGTGTGGTTCCGACGGCATGAACATCAACGGCAAGAACGGCCTGGCCTGTATCACGCCGATCTCCGCTGCCGGCCTCAAGGGCGGCAAGCTGGTGATTCGTCCGTTGCCGGGCCTGCCGGTCATTCGTGACCTGGTCGTCGACATGAGCATCTTCTACAAGCAGTACGAGAAGGTGCAGCCGTTCCTGCAGAACGATACGCCGGCTCCGGCCATCGAACGTCTGCAGACTCCGGAAGAGCGCGAGAAGCTCGACGGTCTGTACGAGTGCATTCTGTGCGCATGCTGCTCGACCAGCTGCCCGTCGTTCTGGTGGAACCCTGACAAGTTCCTCGGTCCCGCTGCACTGCTGCAGGCCTATCGCTTCCTGGCCGACAGCCGTGACACCAAGACCGCTGAGCGTCTGGCCTCGCTGGACGATCCGTTCAGTGTGTTCCGTTGCCGCGGCATCATGAACTGCGTGAACGTCTGCCCCAAGGGTCTGAACCCGACCAAGGCGATCGGCCACGTGCGTAACATGCTGCTGCAGAGCGGTACCTGA
- the sdhA gene encoding succinate dehydrogenase flavoprotein subunit: MASIRTLSYDAIIVGGGGAGMRAALQLAQGGHKTAVVTKVFPTRSHTVSAQGGITCAIASADPNDDWRWHMYDTVKGSDYIGDQDAIEYMCSVGPEAVFELEHMGLPFSRTEQGRIYQRPFGGQSKGPDNPTQAARTCAAADRTGHALLHTLYQANLKAGTSFLNEWYAVDLVKNQDGAIVGVIAICIETGETVYIRSKAVVLATGGAGRIYASTTNALINTGDGVGMALRAGVPVQDIEMWQFHPTGIAGAGVLVTEGCRGEGGYLINAHGERFMERYAPNAKDLAGRDVVARSMVKEVIAGNGCGPDKDHVLLKLDHLGEEVLHSRLPGICELSKTFAHVDPVVAPVPVIPTCHYMMGGVPTNIHGQAITQDANGNDKIIEGLFAVGEVACVSVHGANRLGGNSLLDLVVFGRAAGLHLEKALKEGVEVRGASETDIEQSLSRLAGVNERSSGEDVAPLRKELQQCMQNYFGVFRTGEYMQKGIQQLADLRERIAKVKIADKSQAFNTARIEALELQNLLEVAEATAVAAEARKESRGAHAREDFEERDDQNWLCHSLYFPGEKRVAKRDVNFAPKTVPAFEPKVRTY; this comes from the coding sequence ATGGCTAGCATCCGTACTCTTTCCTATGACGCCATCATTGTGGGTGGCGGCGGCGCCGGCATGCGTGCTGCGCTGCAACTGGCCCAGGGCGGTCACAAGACAGCCGTGGTCACCAAGGTGTTCCCGACTCGTTCGCACACCGTTTCCGCTCAGGGTGGCATCACCTGCGCCATCGCTTCGGCCGATCCGAACGATGATTGGCGCTGGCATATGTACGATACTGTCAAGGGTTCCGACTACATCGGTGACCAGGACGCTATCGAATACATGTGCTCCGTCGGCCCGGAAGCGGTGTTCGAGCTCGAGCACATGGGGCTGCCGTTCTCCCGTACCGAGCAGGGCCGCATCTATCAGCGTCCGTTCGGTGGTCAGTCCAAGGGGCCGGATAACCCGACTCAGGCTGCCCGTACCTGCGCTGCTGCTGACCGTACCGGTCACGCACTGCTGCACACCCTGTATCAGGCCAACCTGAAAGCCGGCACCTCGTTCCTCAACGAGTGGTACGCGGTTGACCTGGTGAAGAATCAGGACGGCGCCATCGTCGGCGTCATCGCCATCTGCATCGAGACTGGCGAAACCGTCTACATCCGCTCCAAGGCCGTGGTTCTGGCCACCGGCGGTGCTGGTCGTATCTACGCCTCCACCACCAACGCCCTGATCAATACCGGTGACGGCGTGGGCATGGCCCTGCGTGCCGGTGTGCCGGTGCAGGACATCGAAATGTGGCAGTTCCACCCGACCGGTATCGCCGGCGCTGGTGTACTGGTCACCGAAGGTTGCCGTGGCGAGGGTGGTTACCTGATCAACGCCCATGGCGAGCGTTTCATGGAGCGTTATGCGCCGAACGCCAAAGACCTGGCTGGTCGCGACGTAGTTGCCCGTTCCATGGTCAAGGAAGTCATCGCCGGCAACGGCTGTGGCCCGGACAAGGACCACGTACTGCTCAAGCTCGACCACCTCGGCGAAGAAGTGCTGCACAGCCGTCTGCCGGGTATCTGCGAACTGTCCAAGACTTTCGCTCACGTCGACCCGGTCGTCGCTCCGGTCCCGGTGATCCCGACCTGCCACTACATGATGGGCGGCGTGCCGACCAACATTCATGGCCAGGCCATCACTCAGGATGCCAACGGCAACGACAAGATCATCGAAGGTCTGTTCGCTGTAGGTGAAGTGGCGTGCGTATCGGTACACGGTGCCAACCGTCTGGGCGGCAACTCGCTGCTCGACCTGGTGGTATTCGGCCGCGCCGCTGGCCTGCACCTGGAAAAAGCGCTGAAAGAAGGCGTGGAAGTCCGTGGTGCCAGCGAAACCGACATCGAACAGTCGCTGTCGCGTCTGGCTGGTGTCAACGAGCGCAGCAGCGGTGAAGACGTCGCCCCGTTGCGTAAAGAACTGCAACAGTGCATGCAGAACTACTTCGGTGTATTCCGTACTGGCGAATACATGCAGAAGGGCATCCAACAACTGGCCGACCTGCGTGAGCGCATCGCGAAAGTCAAAATCGCGGACAAGAGCCAGGCGTTCAACACTGCGCGTATCGAAGCGCTGGAACTGCAAAACCTGCTCGAAGTGGCTGAAGCGACTGCGGTTGCCGCCGAGGCTCGTAAAGAGTCCCGTGGTGCCCACGCTCGTGAAGACTTCGAGGAGCGCGATGACCAGAATTGGCTGTGCCACTCCCTGTACTTCCCAGGCGAGAAGCGCGTTGCCAAGCGTGATGTCAACTTCGCGCCGAAGACCGTTCCGGCATTTGAACCCAAGGTTCGGACTTATTAA
- the sdhD gene encoding succinate dehydrogenase, hydrophobic membrane anchor protein: MVTNVTNFSRSGLYDWMAQRVSAVVLAAYTLFLLGYVICNPGMGYAEWHGLFSHAAMRIFSLLALVALSVHAWVGMWTISTDYLTPMALGKWATGVRFLFQAVCGIAMFTMFVWGVQILWGF, encoded by the coding sequence ATGGTAACTAATGTCACGAATTTCTCGCGTTCGGGCCTCTATGACTGGATGGCTCAGCGCGTTTCTGCGGTCGTTCTCGCGGCTTACACGCTGTTTCTGCTGGGCTATGTGATCTGTAATCCAGGTATGGGCTACGCCGAATGGCATGGTCTGTTCTCGCATGCCGCAATGCGTATCTTCAGTCTGCTGGCTCTTGTAGCGCTGAGCGTGCACGCCTGGGTTGGCATGTGGACCATCTCCACCGACTACCTGACGCCGATGGCGCTGGGCAAGTGGGCGACTGGTGTGCGTTTCCTGTTCCAGGCCGTGTGTGGCATCGCCATGTTCACGATGTTCGTCTGGGGCGTGCAGATTCTGTGGGGTTTCTGA
- the sdhC gene encoding succinate dehydrogenase, cytochrome b556 subunit has translation MNSQRPVNLDLRTIKLPITAYTSILHRISGVILFVGIAILLFGLDKSLTSEEGFAQVKECLTSPLAKFVIWGLLSALLYHLVAGVRHLIMDMGIGETLEGGKLGSQIVIAVSAVVIVLLGVWIW, from the coding sequence GTGAATAGCCAACGACCTGTAAACCTAGACCTTCGGACTATCAAGCTTCCGATCACCGCTTACACGTCCATTCTTCACCGTATCTCCGGTGTCATCCTCTTTGTCGGTATCGCCATTCTGCTGTTTGGCCTCGACAAGTCGTTGACCTCCGAGGAGGGCTTCGCCCAGGTGAAAGAATGCCTGACCAGTCCGCTGGCCAAGTTCGTGATCTGGGGTCTGTTGTCCGCTCTGCTGTACCACCTGGTGGCCGGTGTACGCCACTTGATCATGGACATGGGCATCGGTGAGACGCTGGAAGGCGGCAAGCTGGGCTCGCAAATCGTCATCGCCGTCTCGGCGGTCGTGATCGTGCTGCTGGGGGTGTGGATATGGTAA
- the gltA gene encoding citrate synthase — protein sequence MADKKAQLIIEGNAPVELPVLTGTVGPDVIDVRSLTATGRFTFDPGFMSTASCESKITYIDGDQGILLHRGYPIEQLAEQSDYLETCYLLLNGELPSKEEKAQFVSTIKNHTMVHEQLKTFFNGFRRDAHPMAIMCGVVGALSAFYHDSLDINNPQHREVSAMRLVAKMPTIAAMTYKYSMGQPMMYPRNDLNYAENFLHMMFNTPCEIKPISPVLAKAMDKIFILHADHEQNASTSTVRLAGSSGANPFACIAAGIAALWGPAHGGANEAVLAMLDEIGDVSNIDKFIAKAKDKNDPFKLMGFGHRVYKNRDPRATVMKQTCDEVLGELGITNDPQLELAMRLEEIALTDPYFKERNLYPNVDFYSGIILKAIGIPTSMFTVIFALARTVGWISHWKEMLSGPYKIGRPRQLYTGYEQRDLPTNRD from the coding sequence ATGGCTGACAAAAAAGCGCAGTTGATCATCGAGGGCAATGCCCCCGTCGAACTGCCCGTTCTGACCGGCACTGTTGGTCCCGATGTAATCGATGTGCGGAGCCTGACCGCCACGGGTCGGTTCACATTTGATCCTGGTTTCATGTCGACCGCCTCTTGCGAGTCGAAGATCACCTATATCGACGGCGACCAAGGGATCCTGCTGCACCGCGGCTATCCCATCGAGCAGCTCGCCGAGCAATCCGACTACCTGGAAACCTGCTACCTGCTGCTCAATGGCGAACTGCCGAGCAAGGAAGAAAAGGCCCAGTTCGTCAGCACCATCAAGAACCACACCATGGTTCATGAGCAACTGAAGACCTTCTTCAACGGCTTCCGCCGCGATGCCCACCCGATGGCCATCATGTGCGGCGTAGTTGGCGCCCTGTCCGCGTTCTATCACGACTCGCTGGACATCAATAACCCGCAGCACCGCGAAGTGTCTGCCATGCGCCTGGTGGCCAAGATGCCGACCATCGCCGCCATGACCTACAAGTACTCCATGGGCCAGCCCATGATGTACCCGCGCAATGACCTGAATTACGCGGAAAACTTCCTGCACATGATGTTCAACACCCCGTGCGAGATCAAACCGATCAGCCCGGTGCTGGCCAAGGCGATGGACAAGATCTTCATCCTCCACGCCGACCATGAGCAGAACGCCTCCACCTCCACCGTACGCCTGGCTGGCTCCTCGGGCGCCAACCCGTTCGCCTGTATCGCAGCTGGTATCGCCGCGCTGTGGGGCCCGGCACACGGCGGCGCCAACGAAGCCGTACTGGCCATGCTCGACGAGATCGGTGACGTTTCGAACATCGACAAGTTCATCGCCAAGGCCAAGGACAAGAACGACCCGTTCAAGCTGATGGGCTTCGGTCACCGCGTGTACAAGAACCGCGACCCGCGCGCCACCGTGATGAAGCAGACCTGCGACGAAGTCCTCGGCGAGCTGGGCATCACCAATGACCCGCAGCTGGAACTGGCCATGCGCCTGGAAGAGATCGCCCTGACCGATCCCTACTTCAAAGAGCGCAACCTGTACCCGAACGTCGACTTCTACTCGGGCATCATCCTCAAGGCCATCGGCATTCCGACCTCGATGTTCACCGTTATCTTCGCCCTGGCACGTACCGTGGGCTGGATCTCGCACTGGAAGGAAATGCTCTCGGGTCCGTACAAGATTGGCCGCCCGCGCCAGCTGTACACCGGTTACGAGCAGCGCGATCTGCCGACCAACCGCGACTGA